A stretch of Streptococcus sp. oral taxon 061 DNA encodes these proteins:
- the addA gene encoding helicase-exonuclease AddAB subunit AddA, whose product MKFLSQEEVEELQVAEAHSDKKPKKTAEQIQAIYSSGKNILVSASAGSGKTFVMAERILDQLARGVEIRQLFISTFTVKAATELKERLEKKISQQIQETQNLELKKHLGRQLADLPNAAIGTMDSFTQKFLAKHGYLIDLAPNFRILENESEQLLLKNEVFRQVFESHYQDKEKDDFSRLVKNFAGRSKDARGLRKQVYMIYDFLQSTSNPQAWLEESFLKGFEKADFTVAKENLVDDIKEKLWNLESFFRYHLDNDAKEFGKAAYLESVQQVLDEIGALTNESTFNQYQEVLERVVSISKDKGGRALTNASRKAELQDLKETYNQERKAKFEKLIALNDQITLLKFQEEYHQESWDLAKTFQVFMRDFVDAYRQRKREENAFEFADISHYTIEILENFPQVRQEYQERFHEVMVDEYQDTNHIQERMLELLSNGHNRFMVGDIKQSIYRFRQADPQIFNEKFHSFAQDGKEGQLILLKENFRSSSEVLDATNDVFKHLMDEEVGEISYDGMHQLVFGYTDLQPDSENKAEVLLYDKDVDSDSKDEEEFSTNKLTGEMRMVIKEILHLHNDKGVPFNDMALLTASRSRNDQVLLALSEYGIPVKTDGAQANYLQSLEVQVMLDTLRVIHNPLQDFALVALMKSPMFSFDEDELARLALQNSEDKVQENFYEKLVNAQAKTSIQKDLIKSELHKKLNLFLETVNSWRLFSKTHSLYDLIWKIYSERFYYDYVGALPNGQARQANLYALALRADQFEKSNFKGLSRFITMIDQVLEAKHDLASVTVAPPKDAVELMSIHKSKGLEFPYVFILNIDQQFNKQDSMSEVILSRKNGLGLKYVARVATNAKEEYLPSSIKLSIPSLTYTQNEEELQLASYSELMRLLYVAMTRAEKKLYLVGKGSREKLESKEYLTNGQGLLTRQTRLDAQNFQDWIWAIYQAFSKEDLHFSVRFEGEEQLTEEAIGKLETKSQLQDLSQTSNRQSDTIKEALEMLKEVEVYNEIHRAAINLPSVQTPSQIKKFYEPVMDMEGVVVAGQSKPKENTIQFELPDFSKTEKVTRAEIGSATHELMQRINLDKEPKLETLTVALEQVQASPAVKDKVNLNKILSFFDTALGQEILKNQDKLYREQPFSMLKRDAKSQEDFVVRGILDGYLVYEDKIVLFDYKTDHYEYPSQLIERYRGQLSLYAEALSRSYQIDKVEKYLILLGKDMVEVVEVN is encoded by the coding sequence ATGAAATTTTTATCCCAAGAAGAGGTTGAAGAGTTGCAAGTAGCAGAAGCTCATTCTGACAAGAAACCAAAGAAAACCGCTGAGCAAATTCAAGCTATCTACAGTTCTGGTAAAAACATTCTGGTTTCAGCATCAGCTGGCTCAGGAAAAACCTTTGTCATGGCTGAACGAATTCTTGATCAACTAGCGCGTGGAGTAGAAATTCGCCAACTCTTTATTTCAACCTTTACGGTAAAGGCAGCCACCGAGTTAAAAGAACGCTTGGAAAAGAAAATCAGCCAACAAATCCAAGAGACTCAAAATTTGGAGCTAAAAAAACATCTTGGAAGACAATTAGCTGATTTACCAAACGCTGCCATCGGAACTATGGACTCTTTTACTCAGAAGTTCCTGGCTAAACATGGTTATCTGATTGACCTCGCCCCAAACTTTCGGATTCTTGAGAATGAAAGTGAACAACTTCTCTTAAAAAATGAGGTTTTTCGACAAGTTTTTGAAAGTCATTACCAAGACAAGGAGAAAGATGATTTTAGTCGATTGGTCAAGAACTTTGCTGGTAGGAGTAAAGATGCGCGTGGACTACGTAAACAGGTCTATATGATTTATGATTTTTTGCAATCTACTAGCAATCCTCAGGCTTGGCTAGAGGAATCTTTCCTAAAAGGTTTTGAAAAGGCTGATTTTACAGTTGCTAAAGAAAACCTTGTAGACGATATAAAGGAGAAACTCTGGAATTTAGAAAGCTTTTTCCGTTACCATTTGGATAATGATGCCAAGGAATTTGGTAAAGCAGCTTATTTAGAATCTGTTCAACAAGTTCTTGATGAAATCGGAGCTTTAACCAACGAATCAACTTTTAATCAATACCAAGAAGTTTTAGAACGAGTTGTTAGTATCTCTAAGGATAAGGGAGGTCGTGCTCTTACAAATGCTAGTCGTAAGGCCGAACTGCAAGACTTGAAAGAAACCTACAACCAAGAGAGAAAAGCAAAATTTGAGAAGCTGATTGCACTCAATGATCAAATCACTTTACTAAAATTCCAGGAAGAGTATCATCAAGAGTCCTGGGACTTGGCAAAGACATTCCAAGTGTTCATGAGAGATTTTGTTGATGCCTATCGACAACGAAAACGCGAAGAAAATGCCTTCGAATTTGCTGATATTAGCCACTATACCATTGAGATTTTGGAAAACTTCCCACAGGTTCGTCAAGAGTATCAGGAACGCTTCCATGAAGTCATGGTTGATGAGTACCAAGATACCAACCATATCCAGGAAAGAATGCTAGAACTCCTCTCAAACGGTCATAATCGTTTTATGGTGGGTGACATTAAGCAGTCTATTTATCGTTTTAGACAGGCAGATCCCCAAATCTTCAATGAAAAATTCCACAGCTTTGCTCAGGATGGCAAAGAAGGTCAGTTAATACTGCTCAAGGAAAACTTCCGTAGTAGTTCTGAAGTTCTTGATGCTACGAACGATGTCTTTAAGCATCTCATGGATGAGGAAGTTGGAGAGATATCTTATGACGGCATGCATCAACTTGTTTTCGGATATACTGATTTACAGCCAGATTCAGAAAACAAGGCAGAAGTCCTCTTGTATGATAAGGATGTTGACAGTGATTCTAAGGATGAGGAAGAGTTTTCGACCAACAAACTGACTGGTGAAATGCGAATGGTCATTAAGGAGATATTGCATCTTCATAATGATAAAGGGGTTCCTTTCAATGACATGGCTCTCTTAACTGCCAGCAGAAGTCGGAATGACCAGGTATTACTTGCCTTGTCTGAGTATGGGATTCCAGTCAAGACAGATGGCGCTCAAGCAAACTATTTGCAATCCCTAGAAGTCCAGGTGATGTTGGATACTCTTCGTGTCATCCACAACCCTCTTCAAGACTTTGCTTTGGTTGCTCTAATGAAATCTCCGATGTTTAGCTTCGATGAGGATGAATTGGCTCGTCTAGCTCTTCAAAATTCTGAGGATAAGGTTCAAGAGAACTTTTATGAAAAACTAGTCAATGCTCAAGCAAAAACTAGTATCCAAAAGGATTTAATAAAATCTGAACTCCATAAAAAGCTTAACCTTTTCTTGGAAACTGTTAATTCTTGGCGTTTGTTCTCAAAAACTCATTCGCTTTATGACCTTATTTGGAAAATCTATAGTGAACGTTTCTATTATGATTATGTTGGTGCTTTGCCAAATGGTCAGGCTAGACAGGCCAACCTTTATGCCCTAGCCCTACGAGCTGACCAGTTTGAAAAGAGTAATTTTAAAGGCTTATCACGTTTCATAACTATGATTGATCAAGTCTTGGAAGCCAAGCATGACCTTGCCAGCGTCACTGTAGCTCCACCTAAGGATGCTGTGGAGCTTATGAGTATTCATAAGAGTAAGGGACTTGAGTTCCCTTATGTCTTTATTCTCAATATTGATCAGCAATTTAACAAGCAAGATTCCATGTCTGAAGTCATCCTAAGTCGAAAAAATGGCCTAGGTCTTAAGTATGTGGCTAGAGTAGCTACAAATGCAAAAGAGGAATATCTTCCATCATCGATTAAGTTATCTATCCCAAGCTTGACTTATACTCAAAATGAGGAAGAGCTGCAATTAGCAAGCTATTCTGAGTTGATGCGTTTACTTTATGTAGCCATGACTCGTGCTGAGAAAAAACTCTATCTAGTCGGAAAGGGATCAAGGGAAAAGTTGGAGTCTAAAGAATACCTGACAAATGGGCAAGGTCTCCTAACACGTCAAACCAGGTTAGATGCTCAAAATTTCCAGGACTGGATTTGGGCAATCTATCAAGCTTTTTCTAAAGAGGACTTACACTTTAGTGTTCGTTTCGAGGGTGAAGAACAACTGACAGAAGAAGCTATCGGTAAATTGGAAACTAAAAGCCAGCTCCAAGATCTTTCTCAGACAAGTAACCGTCAGTCTGATACCATTAAGGAAGCTTTAGAAATGCTGAAAGAAGTGGAAGTGTATAATGAAATCCATCGTGCAGCAATCAATCTCCCAAGTGTTCAGACCCCAAGCCAGATTAAGAAGTTTTATGAACCAGTCATGGATATGGAAGGTGTAGTAGTAGCTGGTCAAAGTAAACCAAAAGAAAATACTATTCAGTTTGAACTCCCAGACTTCTCCAAGACAGAAAAAGTCACTAGAGCTGAAATTGGTAGTGCTACCCATGAACTCATGCAGCGAATCAATCTTGATAAGGAACCTAAATTAGAAACTTTAACGGTGGCTTTAGAGCAAGTGCAAGCAAGCCCTGCTGTTAAAGATAAAGTTAATCTTAATAAAATCTTGTCTTTCTTTGATACAGCTCTTGGTCAAGAGATTCTTAAAAATCAAGATAAACTTTATCGAGAACAACCCTTCTCTATGTTAAAAAGAGATGCTAAGAGTCAGGAAGACTTTGTTGTCCGTGGAATTTTAGATGGTTATCTAGTTTATGAGGATAAAATTGTTCTTTTTGACTACAAGACAGATCATTATGAATATCCAAGTCAACTGATTGAACGTTATAGAGGTCAATTATCTCTATATGCAGAAGCCTTATCCCGTTCTTATCAAATAGACAAGGTTGAAAAATATCTGATTTTGCTTGGCAAAGATATGGTTGAAGTGGTCGAGGTGAACTAA
- a CDS encoding YkgJ family cysteine cluster protein: protein MSKEIDIEYYHQLALQKQKEHRKFLGNLKKKAPKNLDKIALEIHQEVFEEIDCTACANCCKTLGPDFKEADITRIAKYFKMKLPAFEDEFLQVDEDGDKVFKSMPCPFLGDDNLCSIYDVRPKACREFPHTDRKKIYQINNLTIKNTLTCPAAYLFVEKLREKTE, encoded by the coding sequence ATGTCAAAAGAAATCGATATTGAATATTATCATCAATTAGCGCTACAAAAACAAAAGGAACACAGAAAATTTCTAGGAAACCTAAAGAAGAAAGCTCCTAAAAATTTGGATAAGATTGCACTTGAGATTCACCAAGAGGTTTTTGAGGAAATTGATTGTACAGCCTGTGCCAATTGTTGTAAAACTCTTGGTCCTGACTTTAAAGAAGCTGATATAACTCGCATTGCCAAGTACTTTAAAATGAAATTACCAGCCTTCGAAGACGAATTTCTCCAAGTTGATGAAGACGGTGATAAGGTCTTTAAGTCAATGCCATGTCCATTTCTAGGTGACGATAATCTATGTTCTATATATGATGTTCGTCCTAAGGCTTGTAGAGAATTTCCACATACCGACCGAAAAAAGATTTATCAAATCAATAATCTGACTATCAAAAACACTTTAACCTGTCCTGCGGCCTATCTCTTCGTTGAGAAATTAAGAGAAAAAACCGAATGA
- a CDS encoding LPXTG cell wall anchor domain-containing protein gives MKKLTKFGIITMSVFVLNLVSQSVVQADETNSEPANVSVTPGITNSTDAENTSSADNKVAPDPTSDTSLKSDEEGANASSPKTMVAPDPTSDTSLKSDEEGANASSPKTEEISTNSEATTGGKEDSTSPSGTSTGSVPGASWEPDGSNIIDEGGYVNVEGLPAHFSEDGKSVVYNYTVSFKGMHSSDRGQTVRDIRVRIPKIAGAKADFTLIGTRDANENPVDVNVPMKELKYDEYDAYSDWDAIVPTAEELAAGKKPSIVDMQDYDFGDGTVNLYAVSSKTLRSTALRVSVTVPLEEAKKIKYLPIDARFAWKCSQEGGVGSFEEGCQSLEEYHRIQPYYPDSNGKMTYGALANPSLVDDTYVQNDHLVRSVSNPTTHITPNNGDWKTIPHDVNINPETFFNYVKTFTLKYNPAVKYYASEFEDMADQDVSTLHYGDVVVDYVIKGTNQSIKETYKDTPLTSIYGSDGNLVTYNAAENADERPSSITVDGKKYNLVGVSSTSAPETGQLKEGTTHVIYEYEKEPDPEPTPDPKPTPDPEPTPDPKPTPDPEPTPDPEPTPDPKPTPDPEPTPDPEPTPDPEPTPDPEPIPNPEPTPDPKPTPDPEPTPDPKPTPDPEPTPDPEPTPDPKPTPDPEPTPDPEPTPNPEPTPDPKPTPDPEPTPDPKPTPDPEPTPDPKPTPDPEPTPDPKPTPDPEPTPDPEPTPDPKPTPDPEPTPDPEPTPNPEPTPDPKPTPDPEPTPDPKPTPNPEPTPDPKPTPNPEPTPDPGSKSEETPKPIQQDKVQSSEQKVAHEKAQLPNTGTSDSPLIMNLLAIIAGIFGISLFKKSKKNKELSE, from the coding sequence ATGAAAAAACTCACTAAATTTGGCATTATCACAATGTCTGTTTTTGTTCTAAATCTGGTATCACAGTCAGTGGTTCAAGCTGATGAAACTAATAGCGAACCAGCAAATGTTTCAGTGACACCAGGTATTACTAATTCAACTGATGCTGAGAACACTTCTTCAGCAGACAATAAGGTTGCACCAGACCCTACTAGTGACACATCACTAAAATCAGACGAAGAGGGTGCCAATGCTTCCTCACCAAAAACTATGGTTGCACCAGACCCTACTAGTGACACCTCACTGAAATCAGACGAAGAGGGTGCCAATGCTTCCTCACCAAAAACTGAAGAAATCTCAACTAATAGCGAAGCTACAACTGGCGGGAAAGAAGATTCAACCTCTCCTTCTGGGACTTCAACAGGCTCTGTCCCAGGCGCTAGTTGGGAACCAGATGGTAGCAATATCATTGATGAAGGTGGTTACGTCAATGTTGAAGGACTTCCAGCACATTTTAGTGAAGATGGTAAAAGTGTAGTCTACAATTACACTGTATCCTTCAAAGGAATGCACTCAAGTGATCGTGGCCAAACAGTCCGTGACATTCGTGTTCGTATTCCTAAAATTGCAGGTGCAAAGGCTGATTTCACTTTGATTGGAACACGTGATGCTAATGAAAATCCTGTAGATGTCAATGTTCCAATGAAAGAGCTTAAGTATGATGAATATGATGCGTATTCTGATTGGGATGCGATTGTTCCAACTGCTGAGGAACTAGCAGCGGGTAAGAAACCATCTATTGTAGATATGCAAGATTATGATTTCGGTGATGGAACTGTTAATTTATATGCTGTCAGTTCAAAAACATTGAGATCAACTGCTCTTCGAGTATCTGTAACCGTACCCTTGGAGGAAGCTAAGAAGATCAAGTACTTACCAATCGACGCGAGATTTGCTTGGAAATGTTCTCAAGAAGGTGGGGTTGGTTCATTTGAAGAAGGTTGCCAAAGTCTAGAAGAATATCATCGAATTCAACCATATTATCCAGATAGCAATGGGAAAATGACTTATGGCGCCCTAGCTAATCCAAGCTTAGTAGATGATACTTATGTTCAGAATGACCATCTAGTTAGGTCAGTTTCAAACCCAACTACTCATATCACACCAAATAACGGTGACTGGAAAACTATTCCTCATGATGTTAATATTAATCCTGAGACCTTCTTTAATTATGTTAAAACTTTTACTTTGAAATACAATCCTGCTGTTAAATACTATGCTTCAGAATTTGAAGATATGGCTGACCAGGATGTTTCTACGCTTCACTATGGAGATGTAGTGGTGGATTATGTTATCAAAGGAACAAATCAATCTATCAAGGAAACATATAAAGACACACCATTAACTTCTATTTATGGATCTGATGGAAATCTTGTGACCTACAATGCTGCTGAAAACGCAGATGAGCGTCCGTCTTCTATCACTGTAGATGGTAAAAAATACAATCTAGTTGGTGTTTCTTCAACATCTGCACCTGAAACAGGTCAGTTAAAAGAAGGTACAACTCATGTTATTTATGAGTATGAGAAGGAGCCAGATCCAGAACCAACTCCAGATCCTAAACCAACCCCAGATCCAGAGCCAACTCCAGATCCTAAACCAACCCCAGATCCAGAGCCAACTCCAGATCCAGAGCCAACTCCAGATCCGAAACCAACCCCAGATCCAGAGCCAACTCCAGATCCAGAGCCAACTCCAGATCCAGAGCCAACTCCAGATCCAGAGCCAATTCCAAATCCAGAGCCAACTCCAGATCCGAAACCAACCCCAGATCCAGAGCCAACTCCAGATCCGAAACCAACTCCAGATCCAGAGCCAACTCCAGATCCAGAGCCAACTCCAGATCCGAAACCAACTCCAGATCCAGAACCAACTCCAGATCCAGAGCCAACTCCAAATCCAGAGCCAACTCCAGATCCGAAACCAACCCCAGATCCAGAGCCAACTCCAGATCCGAAACCAACCCCAGATCCAGAACCAACCCCAGATCCGAAACCAACTCCAGATCCAGAGCCAACCCCAGATCCAAAACCGACTCCAGATCCAGAGCCAACTCCAGATCCAGAGCCAACTCCAGATCCGAAACCAACCCCAGATCCAGAGCCAACTCCAGATCCAGAGCCAACTCCAAATCCAGAGCCAACTCCAGATCCTAAACCAACCCCAGATCCAGAGCCAACTCCAGATCCGAAACCAACCCCAAATCCAGAGCCAACTCCAGATCCGAAACCAACCCCAAATCCAGAGCCAACTCCAGATCCAGGAAGCAAATCAGAAGAAACACCGAAACCTATTCAACAAGATAAAGTTCAATCTTCTGAGCAAAAAGTAGCTCATGAAAAAGCTCAGTTACCAAATACAGGTACTTCTGATTCGCCATTAATTATGAATCTTCTTGCTATTATAGCTGGAATATTTGGTATTTCACTTTTCAAAAAAAGTAAAAAAAACAAAGAATTAAGTGAATAG
- a CDS encoding glucosaminidase domain-containing protein: MKKILLASTVVLSIAGISKNNVLAEENQATNKVQSSEKTVANEISKEAKEKKQAQGQEQNDKQNQNETQNKVEKDSSQSTQKQETALTKDNSSTEEITEEVNKEGWQKENGQWRYYENKKAVTNWKKIAGHWYYFNQDGTMLSNTVYDDYLFNKSGAMVETSWVKIDEKWYYATESGKIIRNKWEKINGFWYRFDETGIMLSKTIYNDYLIQTSGAMAEKNWVKMNEKWYYATDSGKVVRNKWEKINSSWYLFDKDGVMLSSQWKDKYYLKDSGAMAQNEWFFDKKYNSWFYLKSDGSYAENQWQGSYYLKSYGYMAKNEWIFDKSYNAWYYLKDDGLYATGTLKINGKNYSFENNGKWISNPSSYYKVKPITAYVYSASGDRLSYISQGTIVAVSDTESQGDRLPVQISGLSGFMNKGDLVAVNTNNEFIPHYTSDGRYVYHELSPYTSIRVAPHSSSMAIGTKYYSADGVNFDNFKVENPFLYRDLRKPTNYTAAELDKVYSLMNIQGSRLAGKGEVFKEAEKRYQVNALYLMAHSALESAWGRSQIAKDKNNFFGIAAYDTTPYDSAKSFDNVDKGILGAAKWIRENYIDEGRTYLGNKSSGMNVLYASDPYWGEKIASIMMTINSKLGEKD, from the coding sequence ATGAAAAAGATATTACTAGCAAGTACAGTTGTTCTTTCCATAGCAGGGATTTCAAAAAACAACGTCCTGGCTGAAGAAAACCAAGCTACAAACAAAGTGCAAAGTTCAGAAAAAACTGTAGCAAATGAAATAAGTAAAGAAGCTAAAGAGAAAAAGCAAGCTCAAGGTCAAGAGCAGAACGATAAGCAGAATCAGAACGAAACACAAAACAAGGTAGAAAAAGATTCTTCCCAATCTACACAGAAACAAGAAACAGCCCTTACCAAGGATAACTCTTCAACAGAAGAAATTACTGAAGAGGTCAACAAAGAAGGTTGGCAAAAAGAGAATGGTCAATGGCGTTATTATGAAAATAAAAAGGCTGTTACGAATTGGAAAAAAATAGCTGGTCACTGGTATTATTTTAACCAAGACGGTACCATGCTTAGCAATACAGTTTATGATGACTATCTCTTTAACAAAAGCGGTGCTATGGTTGAAACTTCTTGGGTAAAAATTGATGAAAAGTGGTATTATGCCACAGAATCAGGAAAGATTATCCGCAACAAATGGGAAAAAATCAACGGTTTTTGGTATCGTTTTGATGAAACTGGTATCATGTTAAGCAAAACCATTTATAATGACTATCTTATTCAGACTAGCGGTGCTATGGCTGAAAAGAACTGGGTAAAAATGAATGAAAAGTGGTACTATGCTACTGATTCAGGAAAAGTCGTTCGTAATAAGTGGGAAAAGATTAATAGCTCTTGGTACCTATTTGATAAAGACGGGGTTATGTTGAGTAGTCAATGGAAAGATAAATACTACCTAAAAGATAGTGGCGCCATGGCTCAAAACGAATGGTTCTTTGATAAAAAATACAATAGTTGGTTCTACTTAAAATCAGATGGTTCTTATGCTGAAAACCAATGGCAAGGGTCCTACTATCTCAAATCATACGGTTATATGGCCAAGAATGAGTGGATCTTTGATAAGAGTTACAATGCTTGGTATTATCTAAAAGATGATGGACTATATGCTACTGGAACACTCAAAATCAATGGTAAAAATTATAGCTTTGAAAATAACGGGAAGTGGATCTCTAATCCATCTAGTTATTATAAAGTAAAACCAATAACAGCCTATGTTTATAGTGCTTCTGGAGATAGACTTAGCTATATTTCTCAAGGTACTATAGTTGCTGTTTCTGACACAGAGTCTCAAGGTGACAGACTCCCAGTCCAAATTTCTGGACTTTCAGGCTTTATGAATAAGGGTGACCTTGTAGCTGTTAACACTAATAATGAGTTTATCCCTCATTACACAAGCGATGGTCGTTACGTTTATCACGAGTTATCACCTTATACAAGTATTCGTGTAGCACCTCATAGTTCATCGATGGCTATTGGTACAAAATACTATTCAGCAGATGGCGTTAACTTTGATAACTTTAAAGTTGAGAACCCATTCCTCTATAGAGATCTAAGAAAGCCAACAAATTATACAGCAGCTGAACTCGATAAAGTTTATTCTCTTATGAATATTCAGGGGAGTCGACTTGCAGGAAAAGGAGAGGTCTTCAAAGAAGCGGAGAAACGCTATCAGGTGAATGCACTCTATCTAATGGCGCACAGTGCTCTAGAAAGCGCATGGGGACGTAGTCAGATTGCAAAAGATAAGAATAACTTCTTTGGTATTGCTGCCTATGATACCACTCCATATGATTCTGCAAAGAGTTTCGACAATGTTGATAAGGGAATCCTAGGTGCAGCTAAATGGATTCGAGAAAATTATATTGATGAAGGTAGAACCTATCTTGGTAACAAATCATCTGGTATGAACGTTCTTTACGCTTCCGATCCATATTGGGGTGAAAAGATTGCTAGCATTATGATGACAATCAATAGTAAACTTGGTGAAAAAGATTAA
- a CDS encoding LPXTG cell wall anchor domain-containing protein, protein MKKNNLSRLAKVFFLVFLPLLFIVFSQSDVVKAGDVSNNISSLTVSSNELTNGGQTTVKFTFDEHAQKIQPGDTLKVNWTSSGTVYGVGFKKTIPLNIDGTYVGDMVITDGSATVTFNEAIKNLQNIRGWGEFEIEVHNDTATDKEHVGKFTIISGDKTVDLSVKKEATGENHAPFYLKAGDMHANDPEHILWTLTINAMNLEVDGDVRVEDEIQGGHSLVKDSFSITTTGNKPGYYGGATAIDDFLAAFPGSTFTIDASGKITVTIPKDLINKTGVLIFYRTKLENEKQKDFKNNTKVWYQVKGETAVVAKEVNASVANINANGGVDGDQTSTTTTTTTTTTTTTTEEPTTTSTTTTTEEPTTTSTTTTTEEPTTTSTTTTTTEEPTTTSTTTTTEEPTTTSTTTTTEEPTTTSTTTTTEEPTTTSTTTTTEESTTTSTTTTTEEPKTTSTTTTTEEPTTTSTTTTTEEPKTTSSTTTTTEEPKTTSSTTTTTEEPKTTSTTTTTEEPKTTSTTTTTEEPKTTSTTTTTEEPKTTSTTTTTEEPKTTSSTTTTTEEPKTTSTTTTTEEPTTTTVEPKTTSTTTTTTVEPKATSTTTTTTEDKPGLPKTGERKGTFVTILGTIILVSSILVVRNSLKSKNN, encoded by the coding sequence ATGAAAAAAAATAATCTAAGTAGACTTGCAAAAGTCTTCTTTCTTGTATTTTTACCCTTATTGTTCATAGTATTTTCGCAGTCTGATGTGGTAAAAGCTGGAGATGTCAGTAATAATATTAGCTCACTGACTGTTTCATCAAATGAACTCACAAATGGTGGACAAACAACTGTTAAGTTTACATTTGACGAGCACGCACAAAAAATCCAACCAGGTGATACATTAAAAGTTAATTGGACTAGTTCTGGTACAGTCTATGGGGTAGGTTTTAAAAAGACTATTCCTCTAAACATCGACGGAACTTACGTTGGAGACATGGTCATTACTGATGGCTCTGCTACTGTTACTTTTAACGAAGCTATCAAAAACCTTCAAAACATCCGTGGTTGGGGTGAATTTGAGATTGAAGTTCATAATGATACAGCAACTGATAAAGAACATGTTGGTAAATTTACTATCATCAGTGGAGATAAGACAGTAGATCTAAGCGTTAAGAAAGAGGCGACTGGCGAAAACCACGCTCCATTCTACTTAAAAGCTGGGGATATGCACGCTAATGATCCTGAACACATTCTTTGGACATTGACAATCAACGCAATGAACTTAGAAGTGGACGGCGACGTTCGTGTGGAAGATGAAATCCAAGGTGGTCATTCACTTGTAAAAGATAGCTTCAGTATTACTACAACAGGTAATAAACCTGGATATTACGGTGGTGCAACTGCTATCGACGATTTCTTAGCGGCCTTTCCTGGATCAACATTCACAATTGATGCTTCTGGAAAAATCACTGTTACAATTCCAAAAGACTTGATCAACAAGACTGGCGTTCTAATTTTCTATCGTACAAAATTAGAAAATGAAAAGCAAAAAGACTTCAAGAACAACACAAAAGTTTGGTACCAAGTCAAAGGTGAAACTGCGGTTGTGGCCAAAGAAGTAAACGCATCTGTGGCAAACATCAATGCAAACGGTGGTGTGGATGGCGATCAAACTTCAACTACTACAACCACAACTACAACTACAACCACAACTACAACTGAAGAGCCTACAACTACTTCAACTACAACTACAACTGAAGAGCCTACAACTACTTCAACTACAACTACGACTGAAGAGCCTACAACTACTTCAACAACTACAACAACAACTGAAGAGCCTACAACTACTTCAACTACAACTACGACTGAAGAGCCTACAACTACTTCAACTACAACAACAACTGAAGAGCCTACAACTACTTCAACTACAACAACAACTGAAGAGCCTACAACTACTTCAACTACAACAACAACTGAAGAGTCTACAACTACTTCAACTACAACAACAACTGAAGAGCCTAAGACTACTTCAACTACAACAACAACTGAAGAGCCTACAACTACTTCAACTACAACAACAACTGAAGAGCCTAAGACTACTTCAAGCACAACAACTACAACTGAAGAGCCTAAGACTACTTCAAGCACAACAACTACAACTGAAGAGCCTAAGACTACTTCAACTACAACTACAACTGAAGAGCCTAAGACTACTTCAACTACAACTACAACTGAAGAGCCTAAGACTACTTCAACTACAACTACAACTGAAGAGCCTAAGACTACTTCAACTACAACTACAACTGAAGAGCCTAAGACTACTTCAAGCACAACAACTACAACTGAAGAGCCTAAGACTACTTCAACTACAACTACAACTGAAGAGCCTACAACTACAACTGTAGAACCTAAGACTACTTCAACTACAACAACTACAACTGTAGAACCTAAGGCTACTTCAACTACAACAACTACAACTGAAGATAAGCCAGGGCTTCCAAAAACTGGTGAAAGAAAAGGAACATTTGTAACAATTCTTGGTACTATCATCCTTGTTTCATCAATTCTAGTTGTTAGAAACTCACTTAAATCTAAAAATAACTAA